The DNA region TGGTGGCCTGTTCCGCGTCATCGGTGAGCTGCGGATAGAGGAGCTGCGACCATCGACCGGCACGTTCGGCACGCAGCTCGAGATCATCGGGGATTTCTTCGGCGAAACGCAGGGGTCCAGCAGAGTCAGTCTTAACGGGGTGAATCCGGACATACTGTCATGGTCGGATGGACGAATCGTGACCACATACCCGTTAGGCTGCACCTCCGGAGAACTGACCGTCACGGTAGATGGTGAAGTCAGCAATGCGATGCCATACTCTGTGTTCGGCATAACGTCAATTAGCCCGAACTGGGGTGCTCCGGGTGACACGATAACGGTCTCCGGAACCGGCTTCGGCGACATGCAGGGCTCAAACTCCGTGGAGATTGACGGAGTCGAGGTTCCTGTCATTGAATGGACGCCCGAGCAGATCGTATGCGAACTTTCGACGGAGTCCATGAGGGGGACGCTGGCGGTCTCTATTGGCGGTATGTTGAGCAATGGCGTTCAAATCTATGTTTTCTACGTCGATCGCATGGAACCGGTCGAGGGTCCTGTTGAGACGGAAGTCAGCATTTACGGGCGCGGTTTTGGCGATAGTCAAGGGTATCATAATTACGTCTCGTTTGCCGGAACCAGAGCGAATACGCTGCAATGGTCAGACTCTCAGATAGTTGTTCAAGTTCCTTACTGGAGCACAACCGGCGATGTGCTGGTCAAGCTGTTTGGTCACCCAATCAGCGCCGGTACTTTCACTGTCGATTGTCTATTTGCGGTCACTGGAGTGGAGCCGGACTGGGGTCCTCCGGGAACGATGGTCACCATCACGGGCAGTGGTTTCGGGATAAACCAGGGAAGTAGTAGAGTCCGATTCGGTAATACGCCCGCCTCGGTGATCTCGTGGGATGATACGGAGATAGTGGTCAGTGTACCGAATATTGATAAATCCGGGGTAGTCAGCGTATCCGCAGCGAATTGCACAAGCAGTGGGATCCTATTCAATGTCTATCGTGCTCTCGATCTTGTCCCCGATGTCGGCCTTCCCGGCGACACATTGGCAATTCTCGGCAGTGGATTCGGGGAATCAGAAGCGGGAAGCGAAGTCCTCTTCGGTGAACTGACGCCTGAGATTGCCGAGTGGACTGATTCGCTCATAAGGATCATTGTGCCGGCGGAGGCGTCTGACTGCAATGTGACTGTGTTAGTCAACGGCATCTCATCACCCAGTTTCGACTTCTGGCTCTCTACAACATCAGATGTGACCGGATTCATAAAGGCATGCAACGTCATGGATGTATCGTTTTCGTTTTACGGCCGAATCTACTCAACATGGAGATATGCGCTAATCCACCTGCCTGTCAACGAACCGGGTACGATAACATGGGAAGAAGAACGAGTCATTGCACATGAGACTGGTCCAGGCAATGGGACTGAGGGATATTCTTACATTGACTTTGATGGATCATTAAGCTTCTCGGAAAATCGCATCGACAGCCTGTTCTGCAAGTACTTCTATCATGAGCTATGGTATGGACCGATAATGGGAGGTTACGAGAGAGACTATTCATTCATGCTGCGCGATATCCCACTCAGTCTCAACTCCATTGCGGATTCTCAGCTGGTCAGGTTTTCGCTAGAGGGGTCTGCGGCTGAGGAGCACGTGGAAAATGTCCGAATGTATTATCGCGGTTTCATCGACAACAGCCATGACGAATTTGGAGACGGCTACTTCGGGTGGGGTGATTGGTACTCGATCCTGAGGGACATCGACTGGGATAACGAGACATATCCACCGAGAATTTCAGTGACTTTTCGGAAGGAATAAGGGGATGGGGATATGAGACGCGCATTCGTAACAATCGCTTTGATCGCTGTTGCGGTCTGGGCGTGCTCCGATAAAGGCTCGGAGCCGATAGACAAACCGCCGACCGCCAATCCTCCCGGATGCTACGTGTGACTCGCAGCGCTAGGCAGATGTGATGTCAACGCAATACACCGAGCAGCTTATCGACACTGACTGGCAAAACGAGCAATATCCGCCCGAAATCAAGATAACTCTGGAGTATCGACCATAGGCCTGCAGATCGCACGACAGGCGGAAGTTGCTTCTCGTAACTCCCATAAGGTCAAGAGATTCAACTTTTTTGTTGATTTTTGTGGAGCTTCATGTTAAGTTCCAGTCCAAATTTTGCGACATGTGCGCAGATGCAAGTGCATTTGTGCCGGAAATAGAAAATAAGAATAAGGAACATTTCGGGGAGAAGAGAGCGTCTGCCATTAGTTGACGGCTGCTTCTGTCTCCCGCCGCACACTGAAACAGGAGGTTAGTTTTGCAGAAAAGGTTTACCACAGCATTAGTTCTTCTGCTGGTCCTGCTGCTGGCGGTTCCCGCATTCGCCGCAGTGACGACCGGCAAGGTCGGACTCGCACCCCGTGCGGGGTTTTTCCTGACCGGAGGAGAGTGGAAAATTGGTCCTATGTTTGGTGCCGATATCAAATTCGGACTACACCAGCACTGGGCTGTCGGAGTTAGCGGCATGTATGGCCCGACCAAAGGCGGGATGTTTGACATGACCGGGGACCTGCCGACAATAGTTGCGGCAGACGAAGATGACAATAAGCTCAGAATCAGGCACCATATCGTCGAGCTCGCAGGCTTCTACAACATCAATCCGGTGAAAGAAGCAGTCTTCTATCTGACTGCGGGAATCGGTGTTGATACGTGGCGTGTTCGCGACAACAATGGCGACAAGGTCTATGTCTCCGATCTGAATGGCGAGAGCTTTGAATTCCGCGATCAGCAGTTGACACTCATGTTCGGTGCCGGGATTGAATACTTCCCTATCGAGGAGTTCTCGTTTGGCGGTACTCTCCGTTATCATGTGCTGACCGGTGCGTTCTCTCAATTCAAGGATGACCGCGACGTCGGCGGATCTGACGGCCTCGACAACCCATCGGGTGTATTGGAGCTGGGAGTAATGCTCACGGCATATCTCGGATCATGCAAGGATGGCGACAGGGACGGCGTCTGTGACGATGACGACTTATGCCCCGAAACGCCATATGGCTGTATCGTAGACTCGACCGGTTGCGAGATCGATTCCGATGGCGATGGAGTCTGCGACGGCATTGATACATGTGCCGCCACTCCGCCCGGCTGCACTGTCGATGCCTACGGCTGCCAGAAGGATGGCGACGGTGACGGTGTCTGCGACGGCGTAGACAAGTGTCCGAATACTCCGAAGGAAGCAAAGGTTGATGCAGATGGCTGCCCGGTGGATACAGACAGAGATGGTATCCCGGATTATCTGGACACCTGCCCCGGTACTCTGTCGGGATGTGTTGTTGATCAGAACGGCTGCCCGGTTGACTCGGATCGCGACGGTGTCTGCGATGGTATCGATGAGTGCCCCGGAGATCCGAATAACGTTCTGGAAGTCGATTCGAGAGGCTGTCCAACTGCTTTCCACATCGAGCCGGAACTGATTCTGGTCGGTGTTGTATTCCCGGTGAACGCTGCGAATCTGGATGACCAGGCGAAAGCCTATCTCGACGGCGTTGTGAAGTCGCTTCAGGCGCTGCCCCATGTTAAGGTTGAAGTCCAGGGACATACTGATATCAGCGGCAGTCGTGACAAGAACATGACTCTGTCGACAAAGCGCGCTCAGTCGGTTGCTGACTACTTCATATCGAAAGGTATCGACAAAACTCGCTTAGTCGTAAAGGGTTATGGTCCTGACAAACCGAAATTCGACAATGGCGCCGCAGATGGTCGCAAGAAGAACAGACGCGTAGAATTGAAACGTCTAAATTAGAAGAGATGCATCTTGATAATAGAGGCGCCGGTATTCCGGCGCCTTTTCTATTTGCAGGAGCCCCCACCCCAAGGCGTATAGTAGCCGTGATCTCTGATCGCGGCCTGTCTGCCCCATCAGGCTGGAAGGAAAGGGTTCCTTCCAGCGCGTTTAAGGAGAGTGTTCCTTCCGCCGCGTTTCTTCCTGTGATGATTGACACTCCGTCATCGCGGGGAGCGAGACTTCGAATGACCTGGCGATCTCAATTCGGGCATTCGATGGCTATGCTGCGAGATTGCCACGCTCCCGCTGGTCGCTCGCAATGACGCGATTTGGCGGCACATGACCAGCCACGCGATCAAATTCCCACACTTACTGGAAAGATGGGCTAGTAAAGTAGATTTTTGACTTGACTTTTTCGGAACCAATCGAATTAAACGTAGGTTACGTTTATCTGAGTTTAGATTATTCCAGCAAGTCGGGGAATTGATGACAGAAACTGCAGCTCTAAACATCGCTAAATCGGACATAATGGGTCTACACAGGACCTTTGTTTCTGGACAGGGTCGGACTGTCAGCGACCATCGACGCGACAATCTTCATAGGGGCTGAATGCGAATACAGCAGAATTTAGTATGATATCGTGCGAACGGGAGGCAATCAGATTTCATGACAAATGATGCAAAACCACTTTCTGTCGGAGTACCGAAGGAGACATTCCCTGACGAGCGCCGTGTGGCAGTCGTCCCCGATATTGTCCCGCAGTTCGTCAAATCCGGTATGAAAGTGATACTCGAATCGGGGGCAGGTATAGAATCCGGCATCACAGATGCCGCATTCAGAGACAGGGGAGCTGTGATCGAATCCGATCGATCGGAGGTGTTCGAACATAGCGATATCATCCTCCAGGTGCGTGGATATGGAGCAAATCCTGATAGAGGCAGGTCTGATCTCGAATTTATGCGCAAGGGACA from Candidatus Zixiibacteriota bacterium includes:
- a CDS encoding IPT/TIG domain-containing protein, with translation MKRIAFLTALIAIVIWACSDKGSEPNVPPPADIPPGAPVIDSLSTDRGYVNDTLEVYGKSFGETQDSSRSVAFRGADGDVISWTDTEISVRIPEGAKTGDVSVKVDTLTSNSVAFIVYGINHIELNSGGIGTEVRIYGIRFGYHQYGKGVTFNGVQADESYWSDTLIITTVPSQARTGQVKIEMLNRDYDGGLFRVIGELRIEELRPSTGTFGTQLEIIGDFFGETQGSSRVSLNGVNPDILSWSDGRIVTTYPLGCTSGELTVTVDGEVSNAMPYSVFGITSISPNWGAPGDTITVSGTGFGDMQGSNSVEIDGVEVPVIEWTPEQIVCELSTESMRGTLAVSIGGMLSNGVQIYVFYVDRMEPVEGPVETEVSIYGRGFGDSQGYHNYVSFAGTRANTLQWSDSQIVVQVPYWSTTGDVLVKLFGHPISAGTFTVDCLFAVTGVEPDWGPPGTMVTITGSGFGINQGSSRVRFGNTPASVISWDDTEIVVSVPNIDKSGVVSVSAANCTSSGILFNVYRALDLVPDVGLPGDTLAILGSGFGESEAGSEVLFGELTPEIAEWTDSLIRIIVPAEASDCNVTVLVNGISSPSFDFWLSTTSDVTGFIKACNVMDVSFSFYGRIYSTWRYALIHLPVNEPGTITWEEERVIAHETGPGNGTEGYSYIDFDGSLSFSENRIDSLFCKYFYHELWYGPIMGGYERDYSFMLRDIPLSLNSIADSQLVRFSLEGSAAEEHVENVRMYYRGFIDNSHDEFGDGYFGWGDWYSILRDIDWDNETYPPRISVTFRKE
- a CDS encoding OmpA family protein — translated: MQKRFTTALVLLLVLLLAVPAFAAVTTGKVGLAPRAGFFLTGGEWKIGPMFGADIKFGLHQHWAVGVSGMYGPTKGGMFDMTGDLPTIVAADEDDNKLRIRHHIVELAGFYNINPVKEAVFYLTAGIGVDTWRVRDNNGDKVYVSDLNGESFEFRDQQLTLMFGAGIEYFPIEEFSFGGTLRYHVLTGAFSQFKDDRDVGGSDGLDNPSGVLELGVMLTAYLGSCKDGDRDGVCDDDDLCPETPYGCIVDSTGCEIDSDGDGVCDGIDTCAATPPGCTVDAYGCQKDGDGDGVCDGVDKCPNTPKEAKVDADGCPVDTDRDGIPDYLDTCPGTLSGCVVDQNGCPVDSDRDGVCDGIDECPGDPNNVLEVDSRGCPTAFHIEPELILVGVVFPVNAANLDDQAKAYLDGVVKSLQALPHVKVEVQGHTDISGSRDKNMTLSTKRAQSVADYFISKGIDKTRLVVKGYGPDKPKFDNGAADGRKKNRRVELKRLN